The genomic interval GTGCCGGATTAGCCGGACTTATGCGCGGTGGACTCTCGGTGAGGGGAAGCTTTCTGCCTGTCTTTCTCAGTGGGGCGGTCGTGTCGCTCTCTACGGTTGCCTCAGTGCTGCTGTTTGCCGATCGCTGGGGGATCGATGCCATGGTCTGGGGCTTCGCCGCAGGGCATTTCCTCGTGCTGCTGTGGTTCATCGCAGCGTTCAACAGAGTTTCTATTTCGGCCCCCACGATTGTCGCAGAGCCTCGCGCGGTCGGAATCAACGAGTTGTGGAGGCCGGTGCTTATCGTGCTGGTTGGGGAACTCCTCTTTCAGGCGGTTGCGATGACGGAGCGGAGTTTTGCCTCGAGCTTAGGTACCGGCAAGATCGCCGCATTCTTTTACGCAGGATCGGTTGTAGCGGTGCCCTTGGCGCTGTTCACGGCGCCGGTCAACACGACGCTGTTCCCCAAGCTGGCGCGGGCGTTTCACGCCGGTTTCCGTGAGGGACGTCAAGTCTTGATCCGATATGGAGCGGTACTGTTCGGAGTGACGCTGCTGTGCAGTATGTTCATGGTTCTCGTCTCAGAACCCTTGATCAAGCTGGCGTTGGTGAGGGGGAAGTTTTCCACGGCCGACGCCAGGTTGACGGCCCATATCTTGTCGATACTGGTCTGGGGACTTCCGTTCGCGAGTTTGTACGGAGTGATTCGGAACTCATTTTATTCACTATCCGACTATCGAACGCCGATTGCGGGACATGGGATCCGGTGGGTGACGCTGATTCTCTGGGGAGGCTCGCTGATTCCTCTCTTCGGAGTCGAGGGACTGGCTATGTCGTGCGTCGCGGCTCAAGTGACGGATACAAGCATGCTCGGCTGGTTGTTGCTCTGTCGCCTTGTCGCACTCTCCGAGGCAACATGACTGCGTTGGCCGAGAGAGACGAGCTGTTTGTTGAGGGTGATCGGCACACGTGGGTCGGCCTCGTCTTGGGTCTTTGGCTGACCGGAGTCTTTGTCGGATCGCTGTTCGGAAACGTCGAAGGTCGTCGAAACCACACTTATGAGGCGATCATGCTCGCATCGATCTTGTGGCCGTCCGGGTATTTTTTGTTCAGCCGAAGTCGCTTTGTTCCCGGGGGGTTCAACCCAGGAACCATCGCGTCGCTCATCCTGTTCGGCCTCTTCTGCGGGCTCTCGTCGTTCGTCAGTCACGCGCCCCTCGAATCAGTGCAGTATACCGTTCTTACGATTCTGACCATTGTGGTGGTCTTGCAATTCAATACCAGCTTGAACGCGGCACAATATGAGACGGGGATGAAGGTCTATGCCCTGCTTGGGAGTGTCCTGGTCTGCGGATTTGCGCTGTACGACCATGCTCCCGGCGTTCGACTCGGAGGCGGTAAGGGGATCCTCAATCCGGCGGCCTTTGCGCTGATCACGGCATCCGTCTTTCTCACCGCCATGATCATCAGGCGGATGATCGTACGGATTCCGATTCTCATCGCGATGGGCACCGTGATCTATCTGACCGGCGCCAGGGCTTCGGCTGTGGCTGTGCTGATCGGGCTTGCAGTCACGCTCGTTGCGCGTCGACGGATTGCTCAAGCGAGTGGGTATACGGTCTTGTTCTTGTGCATCTTCGTTGGAGGGGCGTTAGCAGCGTATTACGGTGACGCAGTGCTGAGGGGCGTCTCCGACTTCTTTGCGATTCAGGACCGCCACCGCGGTCTCGAATCGGGCGGCTCCGGCCGCCTTGAGACTTGGAAAGCCACGTGGAATCTGTTTCTGGCCAATCCGATTCTCGGCGTAGGGTTTCGAGCTCATGAAACGGTGTTGAAGGTCAACACGTCGGCGCATAACGGGTACCTGGCGCTGCTGGCGGAAATCGGGTTGATCGGGTTTGTGTCCGTCCTATTCGCAACGGTTTCAGGAATGAGGAACATCTGGCGGAGAAATCAAGACCATTCTCAGACGTTCAGCTACAGCGTCCTTCTAGGGCTGGCATGCGGATACTTCGTACTCGCGATGTTCGAACGGTACTTCATCAATACGGGAAACCCGACATCGTTATTGTTCCTGCTGAGCATTCTTGGTCCAACATATTCATATAACGAATCGGCATCAGAGCAGGTCATCGGTGAAGATGACGAGGTCGGAGCAGAAACAGACAGCCCCGGATTTGCAGATGACGATTTACTTCAGGCACGAATCTGATGCGACTTCCATGATGAGTGACGTCAAAAAAGATAGAAGGCCTCTCGTCATGCTCCAGCAAGCCTGCATTCCACATTACCGGCGGCACCTCTATGACGCGCTGGGGACTGATCCTCGATTTCAGTTTCAGCTGTTAGCTGACCCAGGTGCGGTTGTCCCTTTTCTTCCGCTCGCTGAAGCACCGAGACAGTGTGAATTCCAGGCCGCCACGCAATACGTTATCAGACTTCCCTATGGCTTCTCACTATCGTGGCAACCGACTGTGTTGTCTGCGGTGCTGCGGAGACGTCCGGATCTCATCGTCGCGCAGGGGAGTCCTTACGACCTGACTGCTTGGATGTTGACAATAGCCGGTAGAATCATAGGGGTACCCGTCCTGCTCTGGACGCATGGACTTCAGGGAGATGAGTCGGGGGTGAAGTGGACGGT from Nitrospira sp. carries:
- a CDS encoding O-antigen ligase family protein, with the translated sequence MTALAERDELFVEGDRHTWVGLVLGLWLTGVFVGSLFGNVEGRRNHTYEAIMLASILWPSGYFLFSRSRFVPGGFNPGTIASLILFGLFCGLSSFVSHAPLESVQYTVLTILTIVVVLQFNTSLNAAQYETGMKVYALLGSVLVCGFALYDHAPGVRLGGGKGILNPAAFALITASVFLTAMIIRRMIVRIPILIAMGTVIYLTGARASAVAVLIGLAVTLVARRRIAQASGYTVLFLCIFVGGALAAYYGDAVLRGVSDFFAIQDRHRGLESGGSGRLETWKATWNLFLANPILGVGFRAHETVLKVNTSAHNGYLALLAEIGLIGFVSVLFATVSGMRNIWRRNQDHSQTFSYSVLLGLACGYFVLAMFERYFINTGNPTSLLFLLSILGPTYSYNESASEQVIGEDDEVGAETDSPGFADDDLLQARI